CTACGTGGCCTCCCGTTTGCAGCTGTGTGACCCTCGCGATGCCGGCAGGTTGCTGCCGCGGGCATTGGACGGTGAGTTCGTGCTGGCGCCGGTCGCCGACGATCGTGCGGCGCAACTGATCGATGCTGCCGTTCCGGTCACCGAGCCGGACGCCGCCGTCATCGTGACGACCTCCGGCTCGACCGGCGATCCCAAACAGGTCGTCTTGTCCGCGTCCGCGATCCGGGCGTCCGCGAGCGCCTTCCGGCAGCGCTACGGGGCCTTCAGCTGGACCTGCGTGCTGGGCGCCCAGCACGTGGCGGGCCTGATGGTGCAGGCCCGTGATCTGCTCGACCGCCCCTATGCCGATGGACGCACCGCCATCTCGATCGTGCCGACCCAGCTGGTGCGGGCGCTGCGCGAGCCTTCCTCGGCCGCCGAACTGGCCGCCTACGACGCGGTGCTGGTGGGGGGAGCGGCCATCCGGCCCGCGCTGCTCGACCAGGCCGAGGCCGCCGGCATCGCGGTGCTGACCAGCTATGGCATGAGTGAGACCTGTGGCGGGGTGGCCTTCGATGGGAGCCCGCTGCCCGGTGCCGATATCGCAATCGGCGACGACGGGCGCATCGACATCGGCGGCCCGATGCTGTTCTCCGGCTACCGGCTGGACCCGGAAGCCACGGCGAAGGTCCTGGTGAACGGCAGGCTGCTGACCAACGACCGGGGGCAATGGGTGATCGATGACGACGGGCAGCGGCAGCTGCGGGTGCTCGGGCGCA
The Brooklawnia propionicigenes DNA segment above includes these coding regions:
- a CDS encoding AMP-binding protein, translating into MASRLQLCDPRDAGRLLPRALDGEFVLAPVADDRAAQLIDAAVPVTEPDAAVIVTTSGSTGDPKQVVLSASAIRASASAFRQRYGAFSWTCVLGAQHVAGLMVQARDLLDRPYADGRTAISIVPTQLVRALREPSSAAELAAYDAVLVGGAAIRPALLDQAEAAGIAVLTSYGMSETCGGVAFDGSPLPGADIAIGDDGRIDIGGPMLFSGYRLDPEATAKVLVNGRLLTNDRGQWVIDDDGQRQLRVLGRIDDVIISGGVNVDLARLQRVLDARIDRPAVVVGVPDPEWGTRVVVATTSDEAVIGQWRDELRPYLEPAALPRQLLVVEAFPRTDSGKLDRRRLAEWAAQPGRS